TTTAAATTATTCCTCGATTTAAGTATTGTTTACCTCTTGCAATGGTCACAGTGGGAGAACCTGCCAGCTGATTCTCGTGTGAGAGTGTGGCACGACCTGCAGCCTGTGGTTCAGAATCTGCCACTGGCCCAGACTCGATACAAACCACTTCGACCTGTGGAGACTGAGCTCTTGTCTCAAAATTTTCCGCTACCTCTGGTACCAGTTTTGCAAACTTGGGCTGTGGATCGATCTCTGTCACCCACAGTCCCAGGCATTGGGCCTAATCTTCCAGACTTCAGGTGTGAGGATCAGGGTAGACCACAGTGTCGTGAACATTTATTTGCCAATAAAGATCCTCATTTTCGTGAAGCACAGTTTGTGGTTTCAGGTCAGCTCTTACCACAAGAGCATATGTTTACAGTACCTGCTGCACTGCGGAATCACGAGTCTAGATTCTTGGCAAAAGAACTGCGTTGTGAGTTTGGCTTCGAGACTTCAGAACATTTGCAGCTGCAGGAAGTTAGTTACATGATAGTGAAACGATCACAGCACGGACACACAAAAAACAACTTGGATCGAGACCAGGAAAACAGGTACTTCACTTCGGACCATCGACACAATCGTGAAATAGGATACAGTGAGCCAGAACCCCTTCAGCTCCATCAGTCAAGATATATGGATTTGGATCGGCTGTCACCTCGAGATGAGAGAGATACGGTTTGGGATCGGCTGTCATCTCGAGACAAGATACCTACAGTGTGGGATCGTCTATCACCTCAGGGTAAGAAGTATATGGCGTCCGATGGGCTGTCACCTCAGGGTAAGAGGTATAAAGCTTCCAGTTGGGTATCACCTCGAGGTAATAGGTGTGAAACTTCCAGTCGAGTGTCACCTCAAGGTAAGAGGTATAATGCTTCAGATTCACTGTCATCCCGAGATAAGAGGTGTAAATATTCCAATTGGCTGTCATCTCACGATGAAAGGCACATGCCTTCGGACCGGCTCTCACCTCGAGATGGAAAGTACACACCTTTAGACCATATGTCACACCGAAATGGGAGGCACATGGTTTCAGAGCAGCGATCGCCCCGAGACGGGAGGTACGCGGCTTCGGATCGGCTGTTGCCTCGAGGTGGGAGGGACGTGGCTTCGGATCGACATTTGCCTCGGGATGGGAGGGACGTGGCTTCGGATCGACATTTGCCTCGGGATGGGAGGGACGTGGCTTCGGATCGACATTTGCCTCAGGATGGGAGGGATGTGGCTTCCGATCGACATTTGCCTCGGGATGGGAGGGATGTGGCTTCCGATCGACATTTGCCTCGGGATGGGAGGGATGTGGCTTCCGATCGACATTTGCCTCGGGATGGGAGGGATGTGGCTTCCGATCGGCTGTCACCTCGGGACAGGAGGTACGCGGCTTCGGATCGGCTGTCGACGCGGGATTCGAGGTATGCGGCTTCAGATCAGCTGTCGTCCTGGGATGGGAGGTATGCGGATTTGGATCGGCTGTCACCCCAGGAGTCGAGGTACACAGCTTCAGATCGACTGTCGCCCCGGGATTCGAGGTACGCGGCTTCAGATCGGCTGTCGCCCCGGGATTCGAGGTACGCGGCTTCAGATCGGCTGTCGCCCCGGGATTCGAGGTACGCGGCTTCAGATCGGCTGTCGCCCCGGGGTTCGAGGTACGCGCCTTCGGATCGGCTGTCGCCCCAGGATGCGAGGTACGCGGCTTCAGATCGGCTGTCTCCCCGGGATTCGAGGTACGCGGCTTCAGATCGGCTGTCGCCCCGGGGTTCGAGGTACACGGCTTCGGATCGGCTGTCGCCCCAGGATGCGAGGTACGCGGCTTCAGATCGGCTGTCTCCCCGGGATGCGAGGTACGCGGCTTCAGATCGGCTGTCTCCCCGGGATGCGAGGTACGCGGCTTCAGATCGGCTGTCGCCCCGGGATTCGAGGTACGCGGCTTCAGATCGGCTGTCGCCCCGGGGTTCGAGGTACGCGGCTTCAGATCGGCTGTCGCCCCGGGGTTCGAGGTACGCGCCTTCGGATCGGCTGTCGCCCCAGGATGCGAGGTACGCGGCTTCAGATCGGCTGTCTCCCCGGGATTCGAGGTACGCGGCTTCAGATCGGCTGTCTCCCCGGGATTCGAGGTACGCGGCTTCAGATCGGCTGTCGCCCCGGGATTCGAGGTACGCGGCTTCAGATCGGCTGTCGCCCCGGGGTTCGAGGTACACGGCTTCGGATCGGCTGTCGCCCCGGGATGCGAGGTACGCGGCTTCAGATCGGCTGTCGCCCCGGGATTCGAGGTACGCGGCTTCGGATCGGCTGTCGCCCCGGGGTTCGAGGTACGCGGCTTCGGATCGGCTGTCGCCCCAGGATGCGAGGTACGCGGCTTCGGATCGGCTGTCGCCCCAGGATTCGAGGTACGCGGCTTCGGATCGGCTGTCCCGGGATTTGAGGTACATGGCTTCGGATCGGCTGTCGCCCCTGGTTTCGAGGTATGAGGGTTATGATCAACAGTCACTTCGAGATAAAAGTTACACGACTTCTGATTGGTCTTCGTCTTGTGATCCTAGGCACAAAGTTTCAGAGCAGCCACCATCTCGTGATTGGTACCTCCCTTCAAATCAGTCACTGTCTTCTAGTTCTGGGTACATTACTCCAATCCAGGAGAAATCCCCAAATTCGAAGTGGAGAGGCTCAGTTCAACAATCCTCCAGTGATTCCAATTCTGTAGGTCCGCATGAGTCACTGTTCCAGGAATCCACATTCCGAGACAGAAATCAGGTGCAGTACAATGAAGGTAGATTTGTGGAATCTAGACTGAGAATGTCAGCTTACCCACTACGCAGGGAATTTGATGATACAGTTTCTCACACGCTACGTTCACAGGAAAACAGATTTTAAAGTTCAGATGTCCTGTTCCAGCAATCTGTCATATTATAAATTCTTTTCTCTTGAGATCTTTGGGGCTAACTGGTAGACATTCAGTGATACAAGCACTTACTGTTGGAGGTGAATTTGTATCAAAAATGTAACATTCCAGTTTGTGGAGAGTTTAACCAGTATTGCATAAATCATTGTAACATTTAGTTACCCTTCTATATTTAGGGCAGGACAACATTTATAACTCTTTCAGCTCTACATCTGCCTATAATTCACAACATTGTTTGGAATTAAACTTTGAAGTGAGTTTGAAAGGCTTCAGGTTTAAATTCTGTTAAAAGGAGTGCCTCTGCTATTCGTAGCAGGCCTGTCCATTTGCAAGTTCTTTAAACAGGTTTGAAGTGTGTTTTGTTTCATTTGTCTGTCAGAAATGTTTCTGATTTTGTGACTAATTTTGTATGCTGTATGTTatataaagaaaggaaaaagttgGAACTACTTCAAATGTTTTTGTACACATCTAGTGATGTCCTATTATTTATGCCAGAGTGAATGTTTAAATGTGAGTTTGGTGTGCAGGGAATTTGGTAAACCAAATAACTAAAAAATgcacttatttgtgtgtgtgtgtgtgtgtgtgtgtgtcctgtttcatttcagcagttgtTATTCAAAATAAGtactttgaaactggaacttttttttttcccccagaatATAATTTTGTATAAATTTGTAGAACTTGAAATAAAATACTTGATCAATGTGTGTGTTTCCTTAATCATGGAGTACTGCTTCGGAGGAATTGAAGAGATCAGTGGAAGAAATTGCTAGCTAAGCCACAAGTGAATTTAACAGTGTATGATGCAGTTAGAAGCACGGCAGGAGGATCAATGCAATCCTCACTAAATTGAGAATTAAGCATTTTCTTCTGCCGACACCTTCAATTGTCAAGGATAAGTCACAACTTTCTATTTATTCAAAAGATTTACTCTtttcaacaaatacattttttgggTAGTTGCACTGTCATGGAGCACTGGTATGGTTAATAAACAGGCACTGCTTATGTTGTGACTGTAATCGGAGTAGTCTTCTCTGACAGTAATATAACTGCGAAACTGATCTGTGACCACGTGAGGCTCAATATAGTGTCACCCATTGAAGCACATGAAGAAGAAAATGGTCAAAATAACACGGGCTAGTACGGGTGGTGtcgcctgacccatctcgtcgtgttctgtggcattctgtgaaccattctgtacACCCCCATTGCACTGCCAAAACATTTTGTCCCACATAaggagcaatttcccggatggaggCATCATCTCTCATACCAATAATACgcactctttcaaactcactgatgtgacAGTACGGTTCGCGTATACATATATGAAGCATTCTGTATGTCTACTCAAGTCACAGTACtgcattaccttcagtttatagcaaCAATGAGAGCAGCAGGTGCATTTTATCGGTAGATGGTATTGCACCGTGATATCAGTGTTAACCTGAATCCtgtgggccgacatggttcaaatgctattcatttctgcagaacatactattgtacatgtcctttgaatatgaacgtcctgtttCTAGGCATtgaagattctctctctctctctctctctctctctctctctgtgtgtgtgtgtgtgtgtgtgtgtgtgtgtgtgtgtgtgtgtgtgtctactgtgacttaccaaatgggaaagtgctggtagatagacacaataaaaaacagaaacacacacacaaaaatttcaagctttcacaacctgaggttgcttcatcaggaaagagggaaggcgagggaaagatgaaaggatgtgggttttaagggagagggtaaggagtcattccaatcccgggagcggaaagacttaccttggggggggggaaaggacaggtacacactcgcgcgcgcacacacgcacgtaTCCATCTGCTcacatacagacacaggcagacatgtgtaaatgcaaagaggttgggcagagatatcagtcgaggcggaagtacagatgcaaagatgttattgaatgacaggtgatgtacgaggtgtggcaacttgaaattagcggaggttgaggcctggtgggtaatgggaagagagaatatattgaagggcaagttcccatctctggagttctgataggttggtgtcagtgggaagtatccagataacccggacggtgtaacactgtgccaagatgtgctggccgtgcaccgaggcatgtttagccacaggatgatcctcattaccaacaaacactgtctgcctgtgtccattcatgcgaatggacagtttgttgctggttattcccacatagacggcttcacagtgtaggcaggtcagttggtaaatcacgtgggtgctttcacacgtggctctgcctttgatcgtgtacaccttccgggttacaggactggagtaggtggtggtgggagggtgcgtgggacaggttttacaccgggggcagttacaagggtaggagccagagggtagggaaggtggtttggggatttcatagagatgaaccgagaggttacgaagattaggtggacggcggaaagacactcttggtggagtggggaggattttgtgaaggatggatctcatttcagggtaggatttgaggaagttgtatccctgctggagagccacattcagagtctggtccagtcccagaaagtatcctgtcacaagtggggcacttttggggttcttctgtgggaggtttgaggggatgaggaagtggctccggttatttgcttctgtaccaggtcgggagggtagttgcgggatgcgaaagctgttttcaggttgttggtgtaatggttcaaggattggggactggagcagattcgtttgccacgaagacctaagctgtagagaagggaccgtttggtatggaatgggtggcagctgtcataatggaggtactgttgcttgttggtgagtttgatgtggacggacgtgtgaagctcgccattggacaggtggaggtcaacgtcgaggaaagtggcgtgggatttggagtaggaccaggtgaatttgatggaaccagaggagttgaggttggagaggaaattctggagttcttcttcactgtgagtccagatcatgaagatgtcatcaataaatctgtaccaaactttgggttggcaggcctgggtaaccaagaaggcttcctctaagcgacccaaaAATAGGTTCGCATACgaggggggccatcctggtaccgatggctgttccctttaattgttggtatgtctggccttcaaaagtgaagaagttgtgagttaggatgaagctggctaaggtaatgaggaaagaaatTTGTACAATTATGAAATGGGACCCACCTGGATAGGCACACACTTtagtatacagggctattacaaatgattgaagcgatttcataaattcactgtagctccattcattgacatatggccacgacacactacagatacgtagaaaaactcaaagatttgttcggctgaagccgcacttcaggtttctgccgccagagcgctcgagagcgcagtgagacaaaatggcgacaggagccgagaaagcttatgtcgtgcttgaaatgcactcacttcagtcagtcataacagtgcaacgacacttcaggacgaagttcaacaaagatccaccaactgctaactccattcggcgatggtatgcgcagtttaaagcttctggatgcctctgtaaggggaaataaaCGGGTCGGCccgcagtgagtgaagaaacggttgaacgcgtgcgggcaagtttcacgcggaagtcgacgaataaagcaagcagggagctaaacgtaccacagccgatggtttggaaaatcttacggaaaaggctaaagcagaagccttaccatttacaattgctacaagccctgacacccgatgacaaagtcaaacgctttgaattttcggcggggttgcaacagctcatggacagctcagtgtgaaacttgttttctgtgatgaagcaacattttttcttaatggtgaagtgaacagacacaatgtgcgaatctgggtggtagagaatcctcacgcattcgtgcagtaaattcgcaattcaccaaaagttaacatgttttgtgcagtctcacggtttaaagcttacggcccctttttcttctgcgaaaaaaacgttacaggacacgtgtatctggacatgctggaaaattggctcatgccacaactggagacagacagcgccgacttcatctttcaacaggatggtgctccaccgcacttccatcttcatgttcggcatttcttaaacaggagattggaaaaccgatggatcggtcgtggtggagatcatgatcagcaattcgtgtcacggcctccacgctctcccgacttaaccccatgcgatttctttctgtggggttatgtgaaagatctagtgtttaaacctcctctaccaagaaacgtgctagaactgcgagctcgcatcaacgatgctttcgaactcattgatggggacatgctgcgccgagtgtgggaggaacttgattatcggcttgatgtctaccgaatcactaaaggggcacatatcgaacatttgtgaatacctaaaaaaactttttgagtttttgtatgtgtgtgcaaagcattgtgaaaatatctcaaataataaagttattgtagagctgtgaaatcgcttcaatcatttgtaataaccctgtagtactTCAGAGATTTGCGGGGATGTGTTAGCCCCAGACAGTATCTGTGCCCAGCGGGTTAATGGTGAAGGCCAGTGATAGTCTGGATGCAGTTTCTAGGTGCTGCCTGAGTCCTGTTTCAATTACGtgattaacaaatgttttgaaaacaTTCTCaccagatgcagacagttgggtacACAAATTCTGTCAGAGGGGTGAAGGAGTGGTCACAGGGaggccaccctctaccactaacattgtgCAATCCAAGCTAACATGCCACCCCCTGTGGACAAACAGTACAAAGGCGAGGAAGCAGAGTCTGAAAATAACAAAATACTAGGTTCtacttgagaaatgaaataaatgagagatgagatagtgaaggcagcaggggataaaataaaataggtaaaaagacaaggcctggtaGAAATCTGTGGATAACACGAGAGATATTGAATTGctgaaaagagaaaatttaaaaatgaagcaggtgaaaggaaataaaaatgtttaaaaaatgagattgacaggaagttcaaaatggctaacggctaggaatggctagaggacacgtGTTCGGACACGGAAGCATATTTCGCTACGGAAAAGGTAGGTACCGTCTACAGGGaagttaaagaggcctttgggaaaAAGAGAAGTAGGTGTAAGAatgtcaggagctcagatggaggagcagttataagcaaagaaggaaaagatgAGATGTGGAAGGAGTGTATGTGGGGTTTGTGcaggggagatgaacttgaaagcagtgTTATAGACAGGGaattggatgtagatgtaaatgagataGGAGGTataatactgcaagaagaatttgatacTGCTCTCcaggatctaagtcgaaacaaggctcctgggGGTAGGTGATACTCCATCAGAattactgattgccttgggagagccagccatgacgaaactctcccatctggtgtgcaaggtgtACGAGGCAGGTGAAATAACCACCGACTTTCAGAATGTagtgattccaattccaaagaaatcaattGCTGACatctgtgaaaattaccaaactatcagtttattactcatggttgcaaaatactaacatgaattctgtacAGAAGTATGGATAAACTGCTCAAGcagacctcaaggaagatcagtttggattctggagaaatgtacgagcacacgaggcaatactggcaCGACGACTTACCTGAGACCTCAGGTtagggaaagacaaacctacgtatgatttgtagacttacagaaagcttttgacaatgttaacaggaatattctcttagaaattctgaaggtagcaggggtaagatacagggagcaaagggctatttacaacttgtacagaaaccagacaacagttataagagtcaagggtgaTGAAAAGGAAGccctggttgagaagggagtgagacagggttgtagcctgtcccaatTTTTTCAGTCTgtccattgaacaagcagtaaaggaaaccaaagaaaaatcaggagtaggaattaaagttcagagaaaagaaataaaagctttgaggtttgctggtgacattgtaattttgtcagacagcaaagaacctggaagagcagttgaactgaatggacagtgtcgaaaggaggatataagatgaacttcaaaaaaggataatggaatgtagtcaaattaaatcagatgatactaagggacttagatgaggaaatgaggcacttaaagtaggagataggttttgctatttgggtagcaaaataactgatgatggccaaagtagagtggatataaaatgtagactggtaatggcaagaaaagcatttgtgaagaTGATGCAGGATGGACTGTTGTTTCTgaggaagagacatttgttaacatgaaatatagatttaagtgtaaggaagtctttctTGAAGATATATGTCTGTAGtatagccttgtatgtaagtgaaatattgatgataaacagtttagagaaaaaggaaatacaagctttcaaaatgtggaacTACAAAAGaacattgaagattagatgggtcagtcacataattaatgaggtactgagtagaactgtTGCAgcaagaaatttgtgatacaacttgactaaaagaagagagttCTGAGAAACCAAGttatcgccagtttagtattggagggaagtgtgggggtaacaagtttagagggagaccaagagatgaatacagtaagcagatacagGACGACGCAGGTTGCCATAGTGactgataaagaagcttgcacagggtggagtagcatggagaactgcatcaaatcagtcttcgtactgaagaccaccaccaccacaacaacaagttGACGAAGATGTAGTTTTAATGAGCACAGGTATTGCCAAAGATCACACAGAATTTTTCAGAAAGGAAAATTTTCTAATTGGAATAACTAAGAAACTAACAGGTTACATAAGTAGCAGTATACATTGTGGGAAACTGAAAAAATGGTGCTGCAAAACTATGGTACTGGATGctggaaataaaattatttatacactactggccattaaaattgctacaccaagaagaaatgcagatgataaacgggtattcattggacaaatatattatactagaactaaaatgtgattacattttcacgcaatttgcgcacgtagatcctgagaaatcagtacccagaataaccacctctggctgtaataacagccttgatacgcctgagcattgagtcatacagagcttggatggcgtgtacaggtacagctgcccatgcagcttcaacacgataccacagttcgagagtagtgactggcgtattgtgatgagccagttgctcggccatcattgaccggacgttttcaattggtgagagatctggagaatgtgctggccagggcagcagtcgaacattttctgtatcgagaaaggcccgtacaggacctgcaacatgccgtcgtggattatcctgctgaagtgtagggtttcgcagggatcgaacgaagggtagagccacaggtcgtaacacatctgaaatgtaacgtccactgtccaaagtgccgtcaatacgaacaagaggtgaccgagacgtgtaaccaatggcaccccataccatcacgccggatgataagccagtatggcgatgacgaatacacgcttccagtgtgcgttcaccgcgatgtcgcccaacacggatgtgaccatcatgatgctgtaaacagaacctggattcatccgaaaaaatgacgttttgccattcgtgcacccaggttcggcgtcgAGTACACCATAACAGGCGCTCCTCtctctgatgcagcgtctagggtaaccgcagccacggtctccgagctgatagtcggtgCTGTTACAAATGTCGTCagactgttcgtccagatggttgttgtcttgcaaacgtcgccatctgttgactcagggatcgatccgttacaaccatgccgataagatgcctgtcatctcgactgctagtgatacgaggccgttaggatccagcacggc
This sequence is a window from Schistocerca nitens isolate TAMUIC-IGC-003100 chromosome 11, iqSchNite1.1, whole genome shotgun sequence. Protein-coding genes within it:
- the LOC126213483 gene encoding uncharacterized protein LOC126213483 isoform X45; the encoded protein is MCGDLLGEREMSGIVKEVMDKLREAENSVGVEDGNGKTEQKMEKECGESGKFGAVVELETDGKEADVGREKLKKERWSRAQKLQRKIMQVEAALKLEIAKVEQKKQKLEGIALRCETSNGEGDRKDTFVAEEQLKKMRLSGAQRRKMKKMMARAAGERVLTKSEQKKRKLEEVTPNYEIGNGEAKKVTSTVQNEAPVLSVPPVYTDRQLRRFQCKLKAKKFKTNTDGGKAPVLSVPLVSTKKRVKRLKRKLKSGKPHDTTKTSTKFVSGGIIGGNTNASATEEVTGGNAYVPVTEQVNKRRKNVLSRTAAAGGTKQHVTAGQKRKRKRQKQRDITKTFIKFLSGGFTGGNDNAPVTEKVDEYSTGVSDREAQGEEETAGSMRLAVVPVGFPDVKMTEEQAEMVWAALTNMIDPSESEELVQFSAMQYENGGLAITCTDRATKVWLRKTVPKLVPWIGACLTVGQADLTLKGTKFILSLPKAMKGRSDEEVLDLFQKQNKGISTTKWKVCSRLTEADERERLTLWVDEKSFQDLKARDFKLFLDLSIVYLLQWSQWENLPADSRVRVWHDLQPVVQNLPLAQTRYKPLRPVETELLSQNFPLPLVPVLQTWAVDRSLSPTVPGIGPNLPDFRCEDQGRPQCREHLFANKDPHFREAQFVVSGQLLPQEHMFTVPAALRNHESRFLAKELRCEFGFETSEHLQLQEVSYMIVKRSQHGHTKNNLDRDQENRYFTSDHRHNREIGYSEPEPLQLHQSRYMDLDRLSPRDERDTVWDRLSSRDKIPTVWDRLSPQGKKYMASDGLSPQGKRYKASSWVSPRGNRCETSSRVSPQGKRYNASDSLSSRDKRCKYSNWLSSHDERHMPSDRLSPRDGKYTPLDHMSHRNGRHMVSEQRSPRDGRYAASDRLLPRGGRDVASDRHLPRDGRDVASDRHLPRDGRDVASDRLSPRDRRYAASDRLSTRDSRYAASDQLSSWDGRYADLDRLSPQESRYTASDRLSPRDSRYAASDRLSPRDSRYAASDRLSPRDSRYAASDRLSPRGSRYAPSDRLSPQDARYAASDRLSPRGSRYAASDRLSPRGSRYAASDRLSPRGSRYAASDRLSPQDARYAASDRLSPQDSRYAASDRLSRDLRYMASDRLSPLVSRYEGYDQQSLRDKSYTTSDWSSSCDPRHKVSEQPPSRDWYLPSNQSLSSSSGYITPIQEKSPNSKWRGSVQQSSSDSNSVGPHESLFQESTFRDRNQVQYNEGRFVESRLRMSAYPLRREFDDTVSHTLRSQENRF
- the LOC126213483 gene encoding uncharacterized protein LOC126213483 isoform X8 is translated as MCGDLLGEREMSGIVKEVMDKLREAENSVGVEDGNGKTEQKMEKECGESGKFGAVVELETDGKEADVGREKLKKERWSRAQKLQRKIMQVEAALKLEIAKVEQKKQKLEGIALRCETSNGEGDRKDTFVAEEQLKKMRLSGAQRRKMKKMMARAAGERVLTKSEQKKRKLEEVTPNYEIGNGEAKKVTSTVQNEAPVLSVPPVYTDRQLRRFQCKLKAKKFKTNTDGGKAPVLSVPLVSTKKRVKRLKRKLKSGKPHDTTKTSTKFVSGGIIGGNTNASATEEVTGGNAYVPVTEQVNKRRKNVLSRTAAAGGTKQHVTAGQKRKRKRQKQRDITKTFIKFLSGGFTGGNDNAPVTEKVDEYSTGVSDREAQGEEETAGSMRLAVVPVGFPDVKMTEEQAEMVWAALTNMIDPSESEELVQFSAMQYENGGLAITCTDRATKVWLRKTVPKLVPWIGACLTVGQADLTLKGTKFILSLPKAMKGRSDEEVLDLFQKQNKGISTTKWKVCSRLTEADERERLTLWVDEKSFQDLKARDFKLFLDLSIVYLLQWSQWENLPADSRVRVWHDLQPVVQNLPLAQTRYKPLRPVETELLSQNFPLPLVPVLQTWAVDRSLSPTVPGIGPNLPDFRCEDQGRPQCREHLFANKDPHFREAQFVVSGQLLPQEHMFTVPAALRNHESRFLAKELRCEFGFETSEHLQLQEVSYMIVKRSQHGHTKNNLDRDQENRYFTSDHRHNREIGYSEPEPLQLHQSRYMDLDRLSPRDERDTVWDRLSSRDKIPTVWDRLSPQGKKYMASDGLSPQGKRYKASSWVSPRGNRCETSSRVSPQGKRYNASDSLSSRDKRCKYSNWLSSHDERHMPSDRLSPRDGKYTPLDHMSHRNGRHMVSEQRSPRDGRYAASDRLLPRGGRDVASDRHLPRDGRDVASDRHLPRDGRDVASDRLSPRDRRYAASDRLSTRDSRYAASDQLSSWDGRYADLDRLSPQESRYTASDRLSPRDSRYAASDRLSPRDSRYAASDRLSPRDSRYAASDRLSPRGSRYAPSDRLSPQDARYAASDRLSPRGSRYAASDRLSPRGSRYAASDRLSPRGSRYAPSDRLSPQDARYAASDRLSPRDSRYAASDRLSPRDSRYAASDRLSPRDSRYAASDRLSPRGSRYTASDRLSPRDARYAASDRLSPRDSRYAASDRLSPRGSRYAASDRLSPQDARYAASDRLSPQDSRYAASDRLSRDLRYMASDRLSPLVSRYEGYDQQSLRDKSYTTSDWSSSCDPRHKVSEQPPSRDWYLPSNQSLSSSSGYITPIQEKSPNSKWRGSVQQSSSDSNSVGPHESLFQESTFRDRNQVQYNEGRFVESRLRMSAYPLRREFDDTVSHTLRSQENRF
- the LOC126213483 gene encoding uncharacterized protein LOC126213483 isoform X39 is translated as MCGDLLGEREMSGIVKEVMDKLREAENSVGVEDGNGKTEQKMEKECGESGKFGAVVELETDGKEADVGREKLKKERWSRAQKLQRKIMQVEAALKLEIAKVEQKKQKLEGIALRCETSNGEGDRKDTFVAEEQLKKMRLSGAQRRKMKKMMARAAGERVLTKSEQKKRKLEEVTPNYEIGNGEAKKVTSTVQNEAPVLSVPPVYTDRQLRRFQCKLKAKKFKTNTDGGKAPVLSVPLVSTKKRVKRLKRKLKSGKPHDTTKTSTKFVSGGIIGGNTNASATEEVTGGNAYVPVTEQVNKRRKNVLSRTAAAGGTKQHVTAGQKRKRKRQKQRDITKTFIKFLSGGFTGGNDNAPVTEKVDEYSTGVSDREAQGEEETAGSMRLAVVPVGFPDVKMTEEQAEMVWAALTNMIDPSESEELVQFSAMQYENGGLAITCTDRATKVWLRKTVPKLVPWIGACLTVGQADLTLKGTKFILSLPKAMKGRSDEEVLDLFQKQNKGISTTKWKVCSRLTEADERERLTLWVDEKSFQDLKARDFKLFLDLSIVYLLQWSQWENLPADSRVRVWHDLQPVVQNLPLAQTRYKPLRPVETELLSQNFPLPLVPVLQTWAVDRSLSPTVPGIGPNLPDFRCEDQGRPQCREHLFANKDPHFREAQFVVSGQLLPQEHMFTVPAALRNHESRFLAKELRCEFGFETSEHLQLQEVSYMIVKRSQHGHTKNNLDRDQENRYFTSDHRHNREIGYSEPEPLQLHQSRYMDLDRLSPRDERDTVWDRLSSRDKIPTVWDRLSPQGKKYMASDGLSPQGKRYKASSWVSPRGNRCETSSRVSPQGKRYNASDSLSSRDKRCKYSNWLSSHDERHMPSDRLSPRDGKYTPLDHMSHRNGRHMVSEQRSPRDGRYAASDRLLPRGGRDVASDRHLPRDGRDVASDRHLPRDGRDVASDRLSPRDRRYAASDRLSTRDSRYAASDQLSSWDGRYADLDRLSPQESRYTASDRLSPRDSRYAASDRLSPRDSRYAASDRLSPRDSRYAASDRLSPRGSRYAPSDRLSPQDARYAASDRLSPRDSRYAASDRLSPRGSRYAASDRLSPRDSRYAASDRLSPRDSRYAASDRLSPQDARYAASDRLSPQDSRYAASDRLSRDLRYMASDRLSPLVSRYEGYDQQSLRDKSYTTSDWSSSCDPRHKVSEQPPSRDWYLPSNQSLSSSSGYITPIQEKSPNSKWRGSVQQSSSDSNSVGPHESLFQESTFRDRNQVQYNEGRFVESRLRMSAYPLRREFDDTVSHTLRSQENRF